One region of Candidatus Eisenbacteria bacterium genomic DNA includes:
- the tsaD gene encoding tRNA (adenosine(37)-N6)-threonylcarbamoyltransferase complex transferase subunit TsaD has product MARILGIESSCDESSAAVVSDGRTIESQIVLSQDVHRIYGGVVPELASREHIRTIGPVIRRALSDAGAEPRDLDGVAATVGPGLIGSLVVGLSAARSIAWRLRIPLLPVHHLEAHLYAVRLAHPDRPFRFVALVVSGGHTSLIHVLGEGRYRLLGRTRDDAAGEAFDKVAKMAGLPYPGGPLVDRLAEKGNRERFRFPVARLEPETLDFSFSGVKTAVRYAIRDDPSLITEENLPDLLASFQEAVVTPLTENTRRALDRTGERRIAICGGVAANGRLRESIRALGEEEGAEVLIPPPDLCTDNAAMVAAAGEEALRAGRLAPIDLCASADLPLPYVD; this is encoded by the coding sequence TTGGCGCGGATCCTCGGCATCGAATCCTCATGCGATGAGAGTTCGGCGGCGGTGGTTTCGGATGGACGGACCATCGAGTCGCAGATCGTTCTCTCGCAAGACGTGCATCGGATTTACGGCGGCGTGGTTCCCGAACTCGCCTCGCGGGAGCATATCCGCACGATCGGTCCGGTGATTCGCCGCGCCTTGTCGGACGCCGGGGCGGAGCCGCGCGATCTGGACGGCGTGGCGGCCACGGTCGGTCCCGGCCTGATCGGATCGCTGGTGGTCGGGCTCTCCGCGGCCCGCTCCATCGCCTGGCGCCTACGGATTCCTCTGTTGCCGGTCCATCATTTGGAGGCGCACCTTTACGCCGTTCGGCTCGCCCACCCGGACCGGCCCTTCCGTTTCGTCGCGCTCGTCGTTTCCGGCGGTCACACCTCGCTCATCCACGTGCTCGGCGAGGGGCGCTACCGCCTTCTCGGCAGGACGAGGGACGACGCGGCCGGCGAGGCTTTCGACAAAGTCGCCAAGATGGCCGGCCTCCCCTATCCGGGCGGACCTTTGGTGGACCGTCTCGCGGAAAAGGGGAACCGGGAGCGTTTTCGCTTTCCCGTGGCGCGCCTCGAGCCGGAGACTCTCGATTTCAGCTTCAGCGGCGTGAAGACGGCGGTCCGCTACGCGATCCGGGACGATCCCTCTCTCATTACCGAGGAGAACCTGCCGGACCTGCTCGCCTCTTTCCAGGAGGCGGTGGTCACTCCCCTGACGGAGAACACCCGAAGAGCCCTCGATCGGACCGGCGAGCGCCGAATCGCGATCTGCGGCGGCGTGGCGGCGAACGGGCGGCTTCGCGAGTCGATCCGCGCCCTCGGTGAGGAAGAGGGGGCGGAAGTGCTGATCCCGCCGCCGGATCTGTGCACCGACAACGCGGCCATGGTCGCCGCCGCGGGGGAGGAAGCCCTGCGCGCCGGTCGCCTCGCCCCGATCGACCTCTGCGCCTCGGCGGATCTGCCGCTCCCCTACGTGGATTGA